The Coffea arabica cultivar ET-39 chromosome 4e, Coffea Arabica ET-39 HiFi, whole genome shotgun sequence genome includes a window with the following:
- the LOC113741157 gene encoding plastid division protein CDP1, chloroplastic isoform X2, with protein sequence MATLHLPTPSHCCCAYLNTLDNNHNDIRKKLKFCGYFDVKWVNYSSIFGLRAGILNHNRGLVILSINRRRCWRFYANADLRVVVESGSGSRNNINVVHSQSPIVPSAEIPVTCYQILGVSDQAEKDEIVKSAMHLRNAQIEEGYTADVVVSRQNLLMDVRDKLLFEPEYAGNTKEKVAPKSSLRIPWSWVPAALCLLQEAGEDKIVLDIGRRALQHGDAKSYIHDVLLSMALAECSIAKACFEKNKISQGFEALARAQCLLRSKSSLGKMTLLSEIEESLEELAPACTLELLGMPHTPENAERRSGAISALRELLRQGLDVQSSSQVQDWPIFLNQALRKLMATEIVELLPWEDLALTRKNKKSLESQSQRVVIDFNCFYVILIAHIALGFSSKQKDLIHKAKTICECLISSEGTDLKFEEAFCLFLLDQGDEATAAEKLWQLELNSSPAARKLLSDKEAKDVSNSRKSLETWLKDSVLQVFPDTRETPPSFVIFFAGEKQTSGNRQPKRSLHTTSNMSHQSLTYPLVLDRKAFEDSIPSKDASRHVGPAVKQLTPANLQGPLTENKANSGANVDVPIQLKRNLGSHQNKAWDIWSDPYTVVRKLMYITSLGCIIYASFRLMNMHFYKMGNSSRWRLKRPTTSSSISWSKDFSLDENESKNAKKLKKFLSMLKIQMRPQPEVVSLQKSCLAASLSSSGVGVLRQPMPVEEAETLVRKWQDIKAEALGPNHHVQRLFDILDESMLGQTENT encoded by the exons ATGGCGACTCTTCATCTCCCAACTCCGTCCCACTGCTGCTGTGCGTACTTAAACACGCTAGATAACAACCACAATGACATCAGGAAGAAGTTGAAATTTTGCGGttattttgatgtaaaatgGGTGAATTATTCGTCTATTTTTGGTTTGAGAGCTGGGATTTTGAATCATAATAGAGGATTGGTGATTTTGAGTATTAACCGCCGTCGGTGTTGGAGATTTTACGCCAATGCTGACCTCCGGGTTGTTGTGGAGAGTGGTAGTGGCAGTAGAAATAATATCAATGTTGTTCATTCTCAGTCTCCCATCGTTCCCTCTGCTGAAATACCGGTCACTTGTTACCAG ATTCTTGGTGTTTCTGATCAAGCAGAGAAAGATGAAATTGTTAAGTCTGCAATGCATCTGAGGAATGCACAGATTGAAGAAGGCTATACTGCAGATGTTGTTGTTAGTCGTCAG AATCTTTTGATGGATGTGAGGGATAAGCTTCTTTTTGAACCAGAATATGCTGGAAATACAAAGGAAAAGGTCGCACCTAAATCTTCTCTACGAATTCCATGGTCTTGGGTGCCTGCTGCTCTTTGCCTTCTTCAGGAG GCTGGAGAGGATAAGATTGTTCTTGATATTGGACGGAGAGCCTTACAGCACGGAGATGCTAAGTCTTACATTCATGATGTTCTTTTGTCCATGGCACTAGCAGAG TGTTCGATTGCAAAAGCTTGTTTTGAGAAGAACAAGATTTCACAAGGGTTTGAAGCTCTTGCCCGTGCTCAGTGTCTTCTTAGGAGTAAAAGTTCACTTGGGAAGATGACACTTTTGTCTGAG attgaAGAATCTCTGGAAGAGCTTGCACCAGCTTGCACACTGGAGTTACTAGGCATGCCTCACACACCTGAAAATGCTGAACGGAGGTCAGGAGCCATTTCAGCTTTACGTGAACTGCTTAGGCAGGGCCTTGATGTACAAAGTTCTAGCCAGGTACAAGACTGGCCAATTTTCTTGAATCAAGCGCTCCGTAAGCTCATGGCTACAGAGATTGTGGAACTTCTTCCCTGGGAAGATCTTGCTCTTACACGAAAAAATAAGAAATCTCTAGAGTCACAAAGTCAAAGAGTTGTAATTGATTTTAATTGTTTCTACGTGATTTTGATAGCTCACATTGCCCTTGGATTTTCAAGCAAGCAGAAAGATTTG atTCACAAAGCGAAAACAATATGTGAATGTTTGATATCGTCAGAAGGGACTGATTTGAAATTTGAGGAAGCATTCTGCTTGTTTCTTCTTGATCAG GGTGATGAGGCAACTGCTGCTGAAAAGCTTTGGCAGCTTGAGCTGAACTCAAGTCCTGCTGCACGGAAGTTACTTTCAGATAAAGAAGCCAAAGATgtttcaaattcaaggaaatcaCTG GAGACATGGCTGAAGGATTCTGTACTTCAGGTCTTCCCAGATACTCGGGAAACTCCACCATCTTTT GTTATTTTCTTTGCAGGAGAAAAGCAAACTTctgggaataggcaacctaagAGATCTCTTCATACAACATCAAATATGAGCCACCAATCACTTACATATCCGCTTGTGTTGGATCGAAAAGCTTTTGAAGACAGCATTCCATCTAAAGACGCTTCACGACATGTAGGACCAGCAGTAAAGCAGTTAACCCCAGCCAATCTGCAAGGTCCACTGACAGAAAACAAGGCCAATAGTGGTGCCAATGTTGACGTACCTATTCAATTAAAAAGAAATTTGGGTTCTCACCAAAATAAAGCCTGGGACATTTGGTCAGACCCATATACTGTTGTTAGGAAGTTGATGTACATTACATCTTTGGGCTGCATTATTTACGCTTCCTTCAGGCTGATGAACATGCACTTCTACAAGATGGGAAACAGTTCTAGGTGGAGATTGAAAAGACCAACTACATCAAGCTCCATTTCCTGGTCTAAAGATTTTTCTCTAGATGAAAATGAGAGTAAGAATGCCAAGAAACTTAAGAAGTTCCTTTCAATGCTTAAAATTCAGATGAGACCCCAGCCAGAAGTTGTAAGTTTGCAGAAATCTTGTCTTGCTGCTAGTTTGTCATCCTCTGGTGTTGGAGTGCTCAGGCAGCCAATGCCTGTGGAAGAAGCTGAGACTCTAGTTAGGAAATGGCAAGATATTAAAGCTGAAGCGCTAGGACCTAACCATCATGTACAGAGACTCTTTGATATCCTTGATGAGTCAATGCTTGGTCAG ACTGAAAATACTTAA
- the LOC113742763 gene encoding E3 ubiquitin-protein ligase RING1-like produces MSSAGIFGGGDRGGAGGGTAPQNYFCYQCQRTVTISPSPSPTSELVCPNCHGGFLEESESADEPPSPPAVGPDLFFPPIFGGGGGGGGGGGGFPVIFSSSSGGGGEIDLSALFGGAAGHPAQSPNEFNPFAFLNNYLNNLRAGGANIQVVFDNPGGGVGIGFGGGGGLPGNFGDYFVGPGLEQLIQQLAENDPNRYGTPPASKSAVEGLPTVKMTEELLASDSSQCAVCKDSFLLDEEAKQMPCKHIYHSDCILPWLELHNSCPVCRYELPTDDPDYESRRNGQQGGNNSTSNVRSFGINIRTDDNLGTGSGGLSGGAVNQETPQTPRTVERRFRISLPWLFRGFGSPAETSGSGGAANSDGGNNGSRQNNNNSGGSNTDSGGQARMEDLD; encoded by the coding sequence ATGTCGTCGGCGGGAATATTTGGAGGCGGTGACCGCGGAGGAGCCGGTGGCGGCACGGCACCGCAAAATTACTTCTGCTATCAATGCCAACGGACGGTAACTATCTCTCCTTCACCTTCTCCGACCTCGGAACTAGTTTGCCCTAATTGTCATGGCGGATTTCTAGAAGAATCCGAATCCGCCGACGAGCCACCATCGCCTCCCGCCGTCGGTCCTGACCTATTTTTCCCTCCTATCTTCGGAGGCGGCGGTGGTGGAGGTGGGGGCGGAGGTGGGTTTCCGGTTATTTTCTCCAGCTCTTCCGGCGGTGGTGGAGAGATTGACCTATCCGCCCTCTTCGGCGGGGCCGCGGGCCACCCTGCCCAATCTCCAAATGAGTTTAATCCTTTCGCCTTTCTCAACAATTATCTCAATAATCTCCGCGCTGGCGGGGCGAATATCCAGGTTGTGTTTGACAACCCTGGAGGTGGTGTCGGGATTGGCTTCGGCGGCGGCGGAGGACTTCCCGGGAATTTTGGGGATTATTTTGTTGGACCGGGTCTGGAGCAGTTGATTCAACAATTAGCGGAGAATGATCCGAATAGATATGGGACCCCGCCTGCGTCCAAGTCTGCTGTGGAAGGATTGCCTACCGTAAAAATGACAGAGGAGTTGTTGGCATCGGATTCTTCACAATGTGCAGTTTGTAAGGACAGCTTTTTGCTTGATGAGGAGGCAAAGCAGATGCCTTGTAAGCATATATACCATTCGGATTGTATATTACCGTGGTTGGAGTTGCATAACTCTTGCCCGGTTTGTCGGTATGAGTTGCCTACAGATGACCCTGATTATGAAAGCCGAAGAAATGGGCAGCAAGGTGGAAATAATAGTACTAGCAATGTTAGAAGTTTTGGTATTAATATTCGTACTGATGATAATTTAGGTACAGGGTCTGGTGGTTTAAGTGGTGGTGCAGTGAACCAGGAAACTCCACAGACACCGAGGACGGTAGAGAGGAGGTTTAGGATATCATTGCCATGGCTGTTCAGAGGGTTTGGATCCCCTGCAGAGACCAGCGGAAGTGGAGGAGCTGCAAATAGTGATGGAGGAAATAATGGTTCTCGTCAGAACAATAACAATAGTGGAGGGTCAAATACGGATTCTGGAGGACAAGCTAGAATGGAGGATCTTGATTGA
- the LOC113741532 gene encoding uncharacterized protein isoform X1 — protein MRLFPSNLKRLRLACSGIISTVLHGSPRRMASVGESDRGSGLLGRGEGGGATSSTAPRQSYYHCYNCDRTVKIIATNQLICPNCNGGVLEELGSIPPPPPLPLRSTSYFHPFFPPFHTAGFESDSDAESELSCPLPPPPPPFFATSTDRSFSFTDLLPPPPPPPPLPPRSLSNRSTVSIISGLEIDFSEPLSPDRAHNFPTPPPPPLPPIISDRRVHRLPPPPPPPPPPPPPLPRPPQSAAHHISHRLPPPPPAPEPPVYNRTTVAMISGLEIDFSDPLLAEGDQYFSNPPPPPLLSTINPSSATTRGIHLSYPLPPPPPPPQVQSMNSWDYFFPAMPEPLIQATRMPAISVMEVEDEDRTVSLDTKKITEEMLLGWECRSQCAVCIDNFEVNQVVTQMP, from the exons atgagattGTTTCCCTCTAACTTAAAACGACTCAGATTAGCATGTAGTGGTATTATCTCGACTGTTTTACATGGAAGTCCCAGAAGAATGGCATCCGTCGGGGAATCTGATCGCGGCAGTGGTCTACTTGGAAGAGGAGAAGGTGGTGGCGCCACCAGTTCCACCGCTCCTAGGCAGAGTTACTATCACTGCTACAACTGCGACCGGACGGTGAAAATCATCGCTACTAATCAACTAATCTGTCCTAATTGCAACGGCGGGGTTCTGGAAGAATTGGGAAGTATTCCTCCTCCACCTCCATTACCTCTCAGGTCCACCAGCTATTTTCATCCCTTCTTCCCTCCCTTCCACACCGCCGGCTTTGAATCCGACTCCGACGCGGAGTCAGAGCTCTCATGCCCTCTACCTCCCCCGCCGCCGCCATTCTTCGCCACCAGCACTGACCGCAGTTTCAGTTTCACCGACCTTCTCCCTCCTCCTCCGCCTCCGCCTCCGCTTCCGCCGCGGTCACTGTCAAATCGGTCCACCGTCTCTATAATCTCTGGCCTCGAAATTGATTTTTCCGAGCCTCTTTCGCCAGACAGAGCTCACAATTTCCCAACCCCACCGCCACCGCCGTTGCCGCCTATTATCTCCGACAGGAGAGTACATCgacttcctcctcctcctcctccaccccCGCCGCCGCCGCCACCACTACCTCGACCACCACAATCAGCAGCTCACCATATTTCCCACCGCCTCCCACCGCCACCTCCTGCGCCGGAACCACCCGTGTACAATCGCACCACCGTCGCTATGATATCCGGTCTCGAAATTGATTTCTCCGACCCTCTTCTTGCTGAGGGAGATCAATATTTCTCAAACCCGCCACCGCCACCCCTTCTGTCTACCATCAACCCGAGCTCCGCCACCACTAGGGGAATCCACCTATCATATCCTCTCCCACcaccgccgccgccgccgcagGTGCAATCCATGAACAGCTGGGATTATTTTTTCCCTGCGATGCCGGAGCCGCTCATCCAGGCCACTCGTATGCCTGCAATTAGCGTGATGGAAGTGGAGGACGAGGATAGAACGGTGTCACTGGATACAAAGAAGATAACTGAAGAAATGTTGTTGGGCTGGGAGTGTCGCTCTCAATGCGCGGTTTGTATAGACAACTTTGAGGTGAATCAAGTAGTAACGCAAATGCCTT AG
- the LOC113741157 gene encoding plastid division protein CDP1, chloroplastic isoform X1 encodes MATLHLPTPSHCCCAYLNTLDNNHNDIRKKLKFCGYFDVKWVNYSSIFGLRAGILNHNRGLVILSINRRRCWRFYANADLRVVVESGSGSRNNINVVHSQSPIVPSAEIPVTCYQILGVSDQAEKDEIVKSAMHLRNAQIEEGYTADVVVSRQNLLMDVRDKLLFEPEYAGNTKEKVAPKSSLRIPWSWVPAALCLLQEAGEDKIVLDIGRRALQHGDAKSYIHDVLLSMALAECSIAKACFEKNKISQGFEALARAQCLLRSKSSLGKMTLLSEIEESLEELAPACTLELLGMPHTPENAERRSGAISALRELLRQGLDVQSSSQVQDWPIFLNQALRKLMATEIVELLPWEDLALTRKNKKSLESQSQRVVIDFNCFYVILIAHIALGFSSKQKDLIHKAKTICECLISSEGTDLKFEEAFCLFLLDQGDEATAAEKLWQLELNSSPAARKLLSDKEAKDVSNSRKSLETWLKDSVLQVFPDTRETPPSFVIFFAGEKQTSGNRQPKRSLHTTSNMSHQSLTYPLVLDRKAFEDSIPSKDASRHVGPAVKQLTPANLQGPLTENKANSGANVDVPIQLKRNLGSHQNKAWDIWSDPYTVVRKLMYITSLGCIIYASFRLMNMHFYKMGNSSRWRLKRPTTSSSISWSKDFSLDENESKNAKKLKKFLSMLKIQMRPQPEVVSLQKSCLAASLSSSGVGVLRQPMPVEEAETLVRKWQDIKAEALGPNHHVQRLFDILDESMLGQWQALADAAKAKSCFWKFVLLQLSVLKADILTDETGNEMAEIEAILEEAAELVDDSQPKNPNYYSTYKIRYYLKRQYDGSWRFCEGDIQAPL; translated from the exons ATGGCGACTCTTCATCTCCCAACTCCGTCCCACTGCTGCTGTGCGTACTTAAACACGCTAGATAACAACCACAATGACATCAGGAAGAAGTTGAAATTTTGCGGttattttgatgtaaaatgGGTGAATTATTCGTCTATTTTTGGTTTGAGAGCTGGGATTTTGAATCATAATAGAGGATTGGTGATTTTGAGTATTAACCGCCGTCGGTGTTGGAGATTTTACGCCAATGCTGACCTCCGGGTTGTTGTGGAGAGTGGTAGTGGCAGTAGAAATAATATCAATGTTGTTCATTCTCAGTCTCCCATCGTTCCCTCTGCTGAAATACCGGTCACTTGTTACCAG ATTCTTGGTGTTTCTGATCAAGCAGAGAAAGATGAAATTGTTAAGTCTGCAATGCATCTGAGGAATGCACAGATTGAAGAAGGCTATACTGCAGATGTTGTTGTTAGTCGTCAG AATCTTTTGATGGATGTGAGGGATAAGCTTCTTTTTGAACCAGAATATGCTGGAAATACAAAGGAAAAGGTCGCACCTAAATCTTCTCTACGAATTCCATGGTCTTGGGTGCCTGCTGCTCTTTGCCTTCTTCAGGAG GCTGGAGAGGATAAGATTGTTCTTGATATTGGACGGAGAGCCTTACAGCACGGAGATGCTAAGTCTTACATTCATGATGTTCTTTTGTCCATGGCACTAGCAGAG TGTTCGATTGCAAAAGCTTGTTTTGAGAAGAACAAGATTTCACAAGGGTTTGAAGCTCTTGCCCGTGCTCAGTGTCTTCTTAGGAGTAAAAGTTCACTTGGGAAGATGACACTTTTGTCTGAG attgaAGAATCTCTGGAAGAGCTTGCACCAGCTTGCACACTGGAGTTACTAGGCATGCCTCACACACCTGAAAATGCTGAACGGAGGTCAGGAGCCATTTCAGCTTTACGTGAACTGCTTAGGCAGGGCCTTGATGTACAAAGTTCTAGCCAGGTACAAGACTGGCCAATTTTCTTGAATCAAGCGCTCCGTAAGCTCATGGCTACAGAGATTGTGGAACTTCTTCCCTGGGAAGATCTTGCTCTTACACGAAAAAATAAGAAATCTCTAGAGTCACAAAGTCAAAGAGTTGTAATTGATTTTAATTGTTTCTACGTGATTTTGATAGCTCACATTGCCCTTGGATTTTCAAGCAAGCAGAAAGATTTG atTCACAAAGCGAAAACAATATGTGAATGTTTGATATCGTCAGAAGGGACTGATTTGAAATTTGAGGAAGCATTCTGCTTGTTTCTTCTTGATCAG GGTGATGAGGCAACTGCTGCTGAAAAGCTTTGGCAGCTTGAGCTGAACTCAAGTCCTGCTGCACGGAAGTTACTTTCAGATAAAGAAGCCAAAGATgtttcaaattcaaggaaatcaCTG GAGACATGGCTGAAGGATTCTGTACTTCAGGTCTTCCCAGATACTCGGGAAACTCCACCATCTTTT GTTATTTTCTTTGCAGGAGAAAAGCAAACTTctgggaataggcaacctaagAGATCTCTTCATACAACATCAAATATGAGCCACCAATCACTTACATATCCGCTTGTGTTGGATCGAAAAGCTTTTGAAGACAGCATTCCATCTAAAGACGCTTCACGACATGTAGGACCAGCAGTAAAGCAGTTAACCCCAGCCAATCTGCAAGGTCCACTGACAGAAAACAAGGCCAATAGTGGTGCCAATGTTGACGTACCTATTCAATTAAAAAGAAATTTGGGTTCTCACCAAAATAAAGCCTGGGACATTTGGTCAGACCCATATACTGTTGTTAGGAAGTTGATGTACATTACATCTTTGGGCTGCATTATTTACGCTTCCTTCAGGCTGATGAACATGCACTTCTACAAGATGGGAAACAGTTCTAGGTGGAGATTGAAAAGACCAACTACATCAAGCTCCATTTCCTGGTCTAAAGATTTTTCTCTAGATGAAAATGAGAGTAAGAATGCCAAGAAACTTAAGAAGTTCCTTTCAATGCTTAAAATTCAGATGAGACCCCAGCCAGAAGTTGTAAGTTTGCAGAAATCTTGTCTTGCTGCTAGTTTGTCATCCTCTGGTGTTGGAGTGCTCAGGCAGCCAATGCCTGTGGAAGAAGCTGAGACTCTAGTTAGGAAATGGCAAGATATTAAAGCTGAAGCGCTAGGACCTAACCATCATGTACAGAGACTCTTTGATATCCTTGATGAGTCAATGCTTGGTCAG TGGCAAGCTTTGGCTGATGCTGCGAAAGCCAAGTCATGTTTCTGGAAGTTCGTTTTGCTGCAATTGTCAGTTCTGAAGGCAGATATTTTAACGGATGAGACTGGTAATGAAATGGCAGAGATAGAAGCAATCTTAGAGGAAGCTGCTGAACTTGTAGATGATTCTCAGCCTAAGAATCCGAATTATTACAG CACTTATAAAATACGTTATTACCTGAAGAGGCAATATGATGGTTCTTGGAGGTTCTGTGAAGGCGATATTCAAGCTCCATTATGA
- the LOC113741532 gene encoding uncharacterized protein isoform X2: protein MRLFPSNLKRLRLACSGIISTVLHGSPRRMASVGESDRGSGLLGRGEGGGATSSTAPRQSYYHCYNCDRTVKIIATNQLICPNCNGGVLEELGSIPPPPPLPLRSTSYFHPFFPPFHTAGFESDSDAESELSCPLPPPPPPFFATSTDRSFSFTDLLPPPPPPPPLPPRSLSNRSTVSIISGLEIDFSEPLSPDRAHNFPTPPPPPLPPIISDRRVHRLPPPPPPPPPPPPPLPRPPQSAAHHISHRLPPPPPAPEPPVYNRTTVAMISGLEIDFSDPLLAEGDQYFSNPPPPPLLSTINPSSATTRGIHLSYPLPPPPPPPQVQSMNSWDYFFPAMPEPLIQATRMPAISVMEVEDEDRTVSLDTKKITEEMLLGWECRSQCAVCIDNFEVNQVVTQMP, encoded by the exons atgagattGTTTCCCTCTAACTTAAAACGACTCAGATTAGCATGTAGTGGTATTATCTCGACTGTTTTACATGGAAGTCCCAGAAGAATGGCATCCGTCGGGGAATCTGATCGCGGCAGTGGTCTACTTGGAAGAGGAGAAGGTGGTGGCGCCACCAGTTCCACCGCTCCTAGGCAGAGTTACTATCACTGCTACAACTGCGACCGGACGGTGAAAATCATCGCTACTAATCAACTAATCTGTCCTAATTGCAACGGCGGGGTTCTGGAAGAATTGGGAAGTATTCCTCCTCCACCTCCATTACCTCTCAGGTCCACCAGCTATTTTCATCCCTTCTTCCCTCCCTTCCACACCGCCGGCTTTGAATCCGACTCCGACGCGGAGTCAGAGCTCTCATGCCCTCTACCTCCCCCGCCGCCGCCATTCTTCGCCACCAGCACTGACCGCAGTTTCAGTTTCACCGACCTTCTCCCTCCTCCTCCGCCTCCGCCTCCGCTTCCGCCGCGGTCACTGTCAAATCGGTCCACCGTCTCTATAATCTCTGGCCTCGAAATTGATTTTTCCGAGCCTCTTTCGCCAGACAGAGCTCACAATTTCCCAACCCCACCGCCACCGCCGTTGCCGCCTATTATCTCCGACAGGAGAGTACATCgacttcctcctcctcctcctccaccccCGCCGCCGCCGCCACCACTACCTCGACCACCACAATCAGCAGCTCACCATATTTCCCACCGCCTCCCACCGCCACCTCCTGCGCCGGAACCACCCGTGTACAATCGCACCACCGTCGCTATGATATCCGGTCTCGAAATTGATTTCTCCGACCCTCTTCTTGCTGAGGGAGATCAATATTTCTCAAACCCGCCACCGCCACCCCTTCTGTCTACCATCAACCCGAGCTCCGCCACCACTAGGGGAATCCACCTATCATATCCTCTCCCACcaccgccgccgccgccgcagGTGCAATCCATGAACAGCTGGGATTATTTTTTCCCTGCGATGCCGGAGCCGCTCATCCAGGCCACTCGTATGCCTGCAATTAGCGTGATGGAAGTGGAGGACGAGGATAGAACGGTGTCACTGGATACAAAGAAGATAACTGAAGAAATGTTGTTGGGCTGGGAGTGTCGCTCTCAATGCGCGGTTTGTATAGACAACTTTGAGGTGAATCAAGTAGTAACGCAAATGCCTT GA
- the LOC113741900 gene encoding dolichyl-diphosphooligosaccharide--protein glycosyltransferase subunit STT3B, with protein MVATTVKMEKASDPMSKLQALLSMKAWKLKTKQQELLIRVSILLLVYVLAFITRLFSVLRYESMIHEFDPYFNYRTTLYLTQNGFYDFWNWFDSESWYPLGRIIGGTLYPGLMVTAAIIYWTLRFLRFAVHIREVCVLTAPFFASNTTLVAYFFGKELWDSGAGLVAAALIAICPGYISRSVAGSYDNEGVAIFALLLTFYLFVKAVKTGLLAWALASAFGYFYMVSAWGGYVFIINLIPLYVLVLLVTGRYSMRLYVAYNCMYILGMLLAMQIRFVGFQHVQSGEHMAAMGVFFLMQVFYFLDWVKHQLNDPKLFHAFLRITVSSAVGLGAIALGLGTASGYISPWTGRFYSLLDPTYAKDHIPIIASVSEHQPTAWSSFMFDFHILLILFPAGLYFCFKRLSDATIFIVMYGLTSMYFAGVMVRLILVATPAVCLISAIAVSATIKNLTQLVREKPKTTHSGSAKGTTGTKTSSKGSFDQSLPFQKNGAIALLLGVFYLLSRYAIHCTWVTSEAYSSPSIVLAARGAHGNRIIFDDYREAYFWLRQNTPPDAKVMSWWDYGYQITAMGNRTVIVDNNTWNNTHIATVGRAMSSYEDEAYEIMQSLDVDYVLVVFGGVTGYSSDDINKFLWMVRIGGGVFPVIKEPDYLVNGEYRVDKGAAPKMLNCLMYKLSYYRFGELTTEFGKPPGYDRARGVEIGNKDVKLEYLEEAFTTSNWIVRIYKVKPPNNRW; from the exons aTGGTGGCGACGACGGTGAAAATGGAGAAAGCGTCAGATCCGATGTCGAAGCTGCAAGCATTATTATCAATGAAGGCTTGGAAGCTGAAGACGAAGCAGCAGGAGCTgttaattagggtttcgatcttATTGTTGGTGTATGTATTGGCGTTTATTACCCGACTTTTCAGCGTCCTGAGATATGAGTCGATGATCCACGAGTTTGATCCGTATTTCAACTACAGAACGACGCTGTATTTGACTCAGAATGGGTTTTACGATTTCTGGAACTGGTTTGACTCGGAGAGTTGGTATCCGCTCGGTAGGATCATCGGTGGGACCCTCTATCCTGGTCTCATGGTCACTGCTGCCATTATCTATTGGACCCTCAGATTCCTCAG GTTTGCTGTGCACATTCGTGAGGTCTGTGTGCTCACTGCACCATTCTTTGCCTCTAATACTACTTTGGTCGCCTACTTCTTTGGGAAGGAGTTGTGGGATTCTGGTGCTGGGCTGGTAGCGGCAGCATTAATTGCTATTTGCCCTGGTTACATTTCAAGGTCGGTTGCAGGATCATATGATAATGAGGGGGTTGCTATCTTCGCTTTGTTGCTTACATTCTATCTCTTTGTTAAGGCGGTGAAGACGGGGTTGCTTGCTTGGGCACTGGCCTCAGCTTTTGGCTACTTCTATATGGTTTCAGCATGGGGTGGTTATGTGTTCATAATTAACTTGATTCCACTCTATGTACTCGTTCTGTTGGTCACGGGGAGATATTCAATGAGATTGTATGTGGCTTATAATTGCATGTATATACTAGGGATGTTGCTTGCAATGCAGATTCGTTTTGTGGGTTTTCAACATGTGCAGTCAGGAGAACATATGGCTGCAATGGGAGTGTTTTTCTTAATGCAG GTGTTTTACTTCTTGGATTGGGTTAAGCACCAGCTAAATGATCCAAAATTATTCCATGCTTTCTTGAGGATCACCGTTTCCTCTGCTGTAGGTTTGGGTGCTATTGCTTTAGGACTTGGAACTGCATCTGGCTATATCTCCCCTTGGACGGGTCGATTTTACTCCTTATTGGATCCAACATATGCAAAGGATCATATTCCCATTATTGCATCTGTATCTGAGCATCAGCCAACAGCATGGTCATCTTTTATGTTTGATTTCCACATACTTCTCATCCTTTTCCCGGCAGGCCTATACTTCTGCTTTAAACGGCTTTCAGATGCCACCATTTTCATAGTGATGTATGGTCTCACAAGTATGTATTTTGCTGGAGTCATGGTACGTTTGATTCTTGTCGCTACACCAGCAGTGTGCCTTATCAGTGCTATTGCAGTCTCTGCCACCATAAAGAATTTAACTCAGCTGGTCAGGGAAAAACCCAAGACCACTCATAGTGGTTCTGCCAAAGGAACGACTGGCACAAAAACTTCGTCTAAG GGATCATTTGATCAATCTCTtcctttccaaaaaaatggtGCTATTGCGTTGCTGCTTGGTGTATTTTACTTGTTGAGCAGATATGCTATCCATTGTACTTGGGTTACATCAGAGGCATATTCCTCGCCCTCGATTGTCTTGGCTGCAAGGGGAGCCCATGGAAACAGAATCATTTTTGATGATTACCGGGAGGCATACTTCTGGCTGCGTCAGAACACCCCTCCAGATGCTAAGGTGATGTCTTGGTGGGATTATGGCTATCAGATCACTGCCATGGGAAACAGGACCGTGATTGTAGACAATAACACCTGGAATAATACACATATCGCAACTGTGGGGCGTGCAATGTCATCTTATGAGGATGAAGCGTATGAAATAATGCAATCACTGGATGTGGATTATGTATTAGTTGTATTTGGAGGTGTGACCGGGTACTCTTCTGATGATATTAACAA ATTTTTATGGATGGTGAGAATTGGAGGAGGAGTATTTCCTGTAATCAAGGAGCCAGATTACCTTGTTAATGGAGAATATCGTGTTGATAAGGGAGCTGCTCCAAAGATGTTGAACTGTCTTAT GTACAAACTGTCATATTATCGCTTTGGTGAGCTGACAACTGAATTTGGCAAACCACCTGG atATGATAGAGCAAGGGGGGTTGAAATCGGAAACAAAGACGTAAAGCTTGAATACTTGGAGGAGGCATTTACAACATCTAACTGGATTGTTAGAATTTACAAAGTCAAGCCGCCCAATAATAGGTGGTAG